A DNA window from Kitasatospora atroaurantiaca contains the following coding sequences:
- the mce gene encoding methylmalonyl-CoA epimerase translates to MLTRIDHIGIACFDLDKTVEFYRATYGFEVFHSEVNEEQGVREAMLKINDTGDGGASYLQLLEPTREDSTVAKWLAKNGEGVHHIAFGTADVDGDAADIRSKGVRVLYEEPRIGSMGSRITFLHPKDCGGVLTELVTSAATEH, encoded by the coding sequence GTGCTGACCCGAATCGACCACATCGGCATCGCCTGTTTCGACCTCGACAAGACGGTCGAGTTCTACCGTGCCACGTACGGCTTCGAGGTCTTCCACAGCGAGGTCAACGAGGAGCAGGGGGTGCGCGAGGCGATGCTGAAGATCAACGACACCGGTGACGGCGGCGCCTCGTACCTGCAGCTGCTGGAGCCCACCCGCGAGGACTCCACCGTCGCCAAGTGGCTCGCCAAGAACGGCGAGGGCGTGCACCACATCGCCTTCGGCACGGCGGACGTCGACGGCGACGCGGCGGACATCAGGTCCAAGGGCGTCCGGGTGCTGTACGAGGAGCCGCGGATCGGCTCGATGGGCTCGCGGATCACCTTCCTGCACCCGAAGGACTGCGGCGGGGTGCTGACCGAACTGGTCACCTCGGCGGCCACCGAACACTGA